The Ptychodera flava strain L36383 chromosome 7, AS_Pfla_20210202, whole genome shotgun sequence DNA window AAACTGTGACTTAACTCATGACCTTGACTCGGGTCACACAAAGGCTATACTTGGAAAGCACCAGATCGCGGGTCTGAAAGAGTACATGGttctgaaaacaattctcgtcGAGTACGATGGAAAGGCGAAGAGATTGAGCTCTGTCGTCGACCCACAAAGCGTAGCCACGAGAGCGCGCCCACTTTCAAACCCTCAATATCCGGCTCCAACTGCTCCTCTAGGGGGTTTGGATTTCGCTGGGGGACCGAGTACACTCCTTATGCCAAGGCAGCAGTCAGAAGAACCCCGGAGAAGACAACCTATTCGCATCGTCGATGACAGAGGCGCCTGGATATGTACTGACTTCATTCTGTCAGGCTGTGGCAAGGGAAGCAGGTGTAAGAAACACCATTGCCCTATGCCGTACCAGTGGGTGTTAGACTACGACGACGACGTACAACCATTGGCATTCACTGGAGAAGTCAACACATCGCTGGAAGAAGCCTTCTGTGACGTCACCAAGACTGGAATAACCGTACAGGGAAGGTGAGGGTTCATTGgtacttgtttgtttgtcttttatcGTTGCTCTGATTGTATTGTTTTGGTTTGTTGCAATCTGACTAAAATCAGATGTACAGATGGTGACGATCTCGCCTTTGTTGACAGTCGCCTCATTTCATATTTTCGTCTGACTTGAATTAAtcaatttagatttgttcatgCATATGTCAGTTgttctttgtttatttttctgctTGTGTATCATAAATTATTTAAGcagataaaaatacaaaatagcaaACAAAACGAAGGACTCTGTGTTTGATTGTTGGTTGTCAACGAAGGTTACTCTCACTCGGGCTATCGGTTAGATTTTTTGGTTTACGATAAGTTCGTATTTTACAGTTATTGATGATCCTTTCACCTGTGTTACCGATAACCATTTACTATCACAATTCTGTGACGTCATTTGTTAATACTTGTTACACGTGCAGAAGAGATAGTTTATGTCACCGCCGATTGAGGCATACTTACCTATCAAATGTCAATATCTCGCCCTAA harbors:
- the LOC139136427 gene encoding uncharacterized protein, with the translated sequence MTGGENCDLTHDLDSGHTKAILGKHQIAGLKEYMVLKTILVEYDGKAKRLSSVVDPQSVATRARPLSNPQYPAPTAPLGGLDFAGGPSTLLMPRQQSEEPRRRQPIRIVDDRGAWICTDFILSGCGKGSRCKKHHCPMPYQWVLDYDDDVQPLAFTGEVNTSLEEAFCDVTKTGITVQGRLVPASQGQQKEGQTIRRPVRCGIDLRFILS